From one Maridesulfovibrio frigidus DSM 17176 genomic stretch:
- a CDS encoding RHS repeat domain-containing protein — protein MDILDGYYLRKKEQSELNMGEILYHKSMKPEEKLEKLYEIVEPMELGVDPNANYQQRFFSEFNNSEKMYPKMLKGQRKALWDRRYSEMEELKETRKKAKSQVHTNFMLSNPELELVKDLHNTPYGKELMSEVARNQRRQPESGTGESIHDELERDSVDMEAVPQFQSKPFMIPGTDESFAKLDLERDDNGRIIKRSFDVYPIKIEYRYEYDGEGRLKNVYCDRNTTEDYRYGEYGERVAIETSRVRPHWYTYNDNLQLVKTAKIKYTYDDKGRLVSKNEFGKITQYSYLESGPLCEVILPDGKRIEYTSNPVGQRTSKAVNGKIVETYLWQDLTTLLVVADEKGNNAKIFKYDEEGDPIGMIYQDKKYLFATDQVGTIFMVADDKGNELKRVIYDSFGNLLVDTKKKFDTCVGFSAGLADKDTGLVHFGYREYDPRIGRFITPDPIGLAGGDVDVYGYCLDDPINFVDRTGLFGEFGSGDDGTSGFSGSDLGGYSGYSGVSMGGSSGSELGGYSGYSGVSTGGSAGSDLGGYSGYTGYAGPSFSDYVGKDFGSEYGGTSSKNPTQNAVKTSVQNAREMEKLAEKKAHQARVEKLADEKTKKDRQARADEERRDKQRRAALIASKKGKKNKNDLTLLDFGKGALKGGVTGAAGWISYGRPLGPGGTLAAGVTGAFYGAALGLLETIGTKALSDKANVDRNDLDDIFGAFTSAKTKTHKRDFIK, from the coding sequence ATGGACATTTTAGATGGCTACTATCTTAGAAAGAAAGAGCAGAGCGAACTTAATATGGGTGAAATACTGTATCATAAGTCTATGAAACCAGAGGAGAAACTTGAAAAGTTGTATGAGATCGTAGAGCCGATGGAATTAGGCGTTGATCCGAATGCAAATTATCAGCAACGCTTTTTTTCCGAGTTTAATAACTCCGAAAAAATGTATCCTAAAATGCTAAAAGGGCAACGCAAGGCTCTCTGGGATCGCAGATATAGCGAGATGGAAGAGCTCAAAGAAACACGTAAAAAAGCTAAATCTCAGGTCCACACCAATTTTATGCTGAGTAACCCTGAATTGGAGTTGGTTAAGGATCTACATAACACTCCATACGGCAAAGAATTGATGTCCGAAGTAGCGAGAAATCAGCGGAGACAACCGGAGTCTGGAACTGGTGAGTCTATACATGATGAGTTGGAACGCGATTCTGTGGATATGGAAGCTGTACCGCAATTTCAGTCCAAACCTTTTATGATTCCGGGGACGGATGAATCTTTTGCCAAGCTTGACCTCGAAAGGGATGACAATGGGCGAATCATTAAGCGGTCATTTGATGTTTATCCTATAAAAATCGAATACAGGTATGAGTATGATGGCGAAGGCAGGCTTAAAAATGTTTATTGTGATCGCAATACCACCGAGGATTATCGTTATGGTGAATATGGCGAAAGGGTCGCGATTGAAACCAGTCGTGTGAGACCGCATTGGTATACTTACAATGACAACCTGCAACTCGTGAAAACTGCTAAAATTAAATATACCTACGACGACAAAGGACGTTTGGTTTCGAAGAATGAATTTGGTAAAATTACTCAATATTCATACTTAGAATCAGGGCCGCTATGTGAAGTCATTCTACCGGATGGTAAGCGAATAGAGTATACTTCTAATCCTGTCGGCCAGAGGACTTCCAAAGCAGTGAACGGAAAGATTGTTGAGACTTATTTGTGGCAGGATCTAACTACATTGCTGGTAGTCGCTGACGAGAAAGGCAATAATGCGAAGATCTTTAAGTATGACGAAGAAGGTGATCCGATCGGTATGATTTACCAAGATAAGAAGTATCTTTTCGCCACGGATCAGGTCGGAACAATCTTTATGGTTGCGGATGATAAAGGGAATGAGCTAAAACGAGTTATATATGATTCGTTTGGCAATCTACTTGTCGATACAAAGAAGAAGTTTGACACCTGTGTGGGATTCTCTGCAGGCCTCGCAGATAAAGATACAGGCTTAGTCCATTTCGGATATCGCGAATACGATCCTCGCATTGGCAGGTTCATTACTCCTGATCCGATTGGTTTAGCTGGCGGGGATGTGGATGTTTATGGTTATTGCCTCGATGACCCTATTAATTTTGTGGATCGAACAGGGTTGTTTGGCGAATTCGGATCAGGGGATGACGGGACAAGTGGCTTTTCTGGATCAGATCTCGGTGGTTACTCTGGCTATAGCGGAGTAAGCATGGGTGGTTCCTCTGGATCAGAACTCGGTGGTTATTCTGGCTACAGTGGAGTAAGTACGGGTGGTTCTGCTGGCTCAGATCTCGGTGGCTATTCTGGTTATACCGGTTATGCTGGGCCAAGCTTTAGTGATTATGTTGGAAAAGATTTTGGTTCAGAATATGGCGGAACAAGCAGTAAAAATCCCACTCAAAATGCGGTAAAAACAAGCGTACAAAACGCTCGGGAAATGGAAAAGCTCGCTGAAAAAAAGGCGCATCAAGCTCGCGTGGAAAAACTCGCTGATGAAAAGACTAAAAAGGATCGTCAAGCGCGTGCTGACGAAGAGCGCCGAGACAAGCAGCGACGTGCGGCTCTTATTGCCAGCAAAAAAGGCAAGAAAAACAAAAATGATTTGACACTTCTAGATTTCGGTAAAGGAGCACTTAAGGGAGGTGTTACAGGAGCTGCAGGCTGGATTTCTTATGGAAGACCGTTAGGTCCCGGCGGAACTCTTGCTGCAGGAGTAACAGGAGCATTTTATGGTGCTGCACTGGGATTATTAGAAACAATTGGTACTAAAGCACTCTCTGACAAAGCCAATGTCGATAGAAACGACTTGGACGATATCTTCGGAGCTTTTACTAGTGCGAAAACTAAAACACATAAAAGAGATTTTATAAAATGA